In a genomic window of Myotis daubentonii chromosome 18, mMyoDau2.1, whole genome shotgun sequence:
- the AMIGO1 gene encoding amphoterin-induced protein 1, whose protein sequence is MQPPRDLRGLWLLPLPWFLLLGEVARAGRPGFSCPAVCLCASNILSCSKQQLPNVPHALPSYTAQLDLSHNNLSRLRAEWTPTRLPHLHSLLLSHNHLHFISSEAFSPVPNLRYLDLSSNQLRTLEESLFSELQALEVLLLYNNRIGAVDRSAFEDVFQLQKLYLSQNLISRFPLELVRLPRLALLDLSANRLKTLPVSDLQKLPAWVKNGLYLHNNPLLCTCELYQLFAHWQRRQLSPVVDFQEDLHCLSAKKPHSVFHLNCSEYKERAWEAHLGDTLTIHCDTKQQGMTKMWVTPSHERVLDEAANGTVRVFENGSLHFQRVQVEDGGVYTCFAVGEAFNETLSVELKVYNFTLHGHHDTLNTAYTTLVGCILSVVLVLIYLYLTPCRCWCRGVEKPASHQGDSLSSSMLSTTPNHDPMAGGDKEEDFDRRVAFLEPAGPGQDQNGKLKPGNTLPVPEATGKGQRRMSDPESVSSVFSDTPIVV, encoded by the coding sequence ATGCAACCCCCGCGTGACCTGCGCGGCCTCTGGCTCCTGCCGCTGCCCTGGTTCCTGCTCCTGGGCGAGGTGGCCAGAGCCGGCCGGCCCGGGTTCAGCTGCCCCGCCGTCTGCCTGTGCGCCAGCAACATCCTCAGCTGCTCCAAGCAGCAGCTGCCCAACGTGCCCCACGCCCTGCCCAGCTACACGGCCCAGCTGGACCTCAGCCACAACAACCTGAGCCGCCTGCGGGCGGAGTGGACCCCCACGCGCCTTCCCCACCTGCACTCCCTGCTGCTGAGCCACAACCACCTGCACTTCATCTCCTCCGAGGCCTTCTCCCCGGTCCCCAACCTGCGCTACCTGGACCTCTCCTCCAACCAGCTGCGGACGCTGGAGGAGTCGCTGTTCAGCGAGCTGCAGGCCTTGGAGGTGCTGCTGCTGTACAACAACCGCATCGGGGCGGTGGACCGCTCGGCCTTCGAGGACGTGTTCCAGCTGCAGAAGCTCTACCTGAGCCAGAACCTCATCTCCCGCTTCCCGCTGGAGCTGGTCCGGCTCCCCAGGCTGGCGCTGCTGGACCTCTCCGCCAACAGGCTGAAGACCCTGCCGGTGTCCGACCTGCAGAAGCTGCCCGCCTGGGTCAAGAACGGGCTGTACCTGCACAACAACCCCTTGCTCTGCACCTGCGAGCTCTACCAGCTCTTCGCCCACTGGCAGCGCCGGCAGCTGAGCCCCGTGGTGGACTTCCAGGAGGACCTGCACTGCCTGAGCGCCAAGAAGCCGCACAGCGTCTTCCACCTCAACTGCAGCGAGTACAAGGAGCGGGCCTGGGAGGCCCACCTCGGGGACACCCTGACCATCCATTGTGACACCAAGCAGCAGGGGATGACCAAGATGTGGGTGACACCCAGCCACGAACGGGTGCTCGACGAGGCGGCCAACGGCACCGTGAGGGTGTTTGAGAACGGCAGCCTTCACTTCCAGCGCGTGCAGGTCGAGGACGGGGGCGTGTACACCTGCTTCGCCGTGGGGGAGGCTTTCAACGAGACCCTGTCGGTGGAGTTGAAGGTGTACAACTTCACCTTGCACGGACACCACGACACCCTCAACACAGCCTACACCACCCTGGTGGGCTGTATCCTCAGTGTGGTCCTGGTCCTCATCTACCTGTACCTCACCCCGTGCCGCTGCTGGTGCCGGGGGGTCGAGAAGCCTGCCAGCCACCAAGGAGACAGCCTCAGCTCCTCTATGCTCAGCACCACACCCAACCACGACCCCATGGCCGGCGGGGACAAGGAGGAGGATTTTGACCGGCGGGTGGCCTTCCTGGAACCTGCTGGGCCCGGGCAGGATCAAAATGGCAAGCTCAAGCCAGGCAACACCCTGCCGGTGCCCGAGGCCACAGGCAAGGGGCAGCGGAGGATGTCAGACCCGGAGTCGGTCAGCTCGGTCTTCTCTGACACGCCCATTGTGGTGTGA